One region of Thermus filiformis genomic DNA includes:
- a CDS encoding acetoin utilization protein AcuC, translating into MVIYRDEYRLYNFGPRHPFTPVRLEMLVSLLEALGVWREPLAPPEATREEVLSVHAERFVRRVEAASRGERAPDLEHYGLGTADTPVFPGMDRAARVLVGGTLEGARRILAGEKRVLQLGGGLHHAQYDRASGFCVYNDLSVAIRHLTRAGLRVAYLDIDVHHGDGVQWIHYEEKEVLTLSLHESGRYLFPGTGHVHEIGRGEGLGKKLNLPLEPFTEDESYLEVFQALVGQALERFRPDVLVVQAGADAHFLDPLADLLLTTRAYERLFSLILEYAAAYAGGRVLFTLGGGYSLDAAVRVWAMLYHIFHGLPLPDRLPEPWLRAWEARLSTPLTPTLHDALDPYEAIPRRPEIERRNRITLERLWEMVEAHLLS; encoded by the coding sequence ATGGTGATCTACCGCGACGAGTACCGCCTCTACAACTTCGGCCCCCGGCACCCCTTCACCCCCGTGCGGCTGGAGATGCTGGTCTCCCTCCTGGAGGCCCTGGGGGTTTGGCGGGAGCCCCTTGCACCCCCTGAGGCCACGCGGGAGGAGGTCCTGAGCGTGCACGCGGAGCGGTTCGTCCGCCGGGTGGAGGCGGCAAGCCGGGGGGAGCGGGCGCCTGACCTGGAGCACTACGGCCTGGGGACCGCCGACACCCCCGTCTTCCCCGGCATGGACCGGGCGGCCCGCGTCCTGGTGGGGGGGACCCTGGAGGGGGCGAGGCGGATCCTCGCCGGGGAGAAGCGCGTGCTCCAGCTGGGGGGCGGCCTCCACCACGCCCAGTACGACCGGGCCTCGGGGTTTTGTGTCTACAACGACCTCTCCGTGGCCATCCGCCACCTCACCCGCGCGGGGCTCCGGGTGGCCTATCTGGACATAGATGTCCACCACGGGGACGGGGTCCAGTGGATCCACTACGAGGAGAAGGAGGTCCTCACCCTGAGCCTCCACGAGTCGGGCCGCTACCTCTTCCCCGGCACCGGGCACGTGCACGAGATCGGCCGGGGGGAGGGGTTGGGGAAGAAGCTCAACCTCCCCCTGGAGCCCTTCACCGAGGACGAGAGCTACCTCGAGGTCTTCCAGGCCCTGGTCGGGCAGGCCCTGGAGCGCTTCCGCCCCGACGTCCTGGTGGTCCAGGCGGGGGCGGACGCCCACTTCCTGGACCCCCTGGCGGACCTCCTCCTCACCACCCGGGCCTACGAGCGGCTCTTCTCCCTCATCCTGGAGTACGCCGCCGCCTATGCGGGGGGCCGCGTCCTCTTCACCCTGGGCGGCGGCTACAGCCTGGACGCCGCGGTGCGGGTCTGGGCCATGCTGTACCACATTTTCCACGGCCTTCCCCTGCCCGACCGCCTGCCCGAGCCTTGGCTCAGGGCGTGGGAGGCCCGGCTTTCCACCCCCCTCACCCCCACCCTCCACGACGCCCTGGACCCCTACGAGGCCATCCCTAGGAGGCCGGAGATAGAGCGGAGGAACCGGATCACCCTGGAGCGTCTTTGGGAAATGGTGGAGGCCCATCTGCTAAGCTGA
- a CDS encoding acetoin utilization AcuB family protein produces the protein MLVKDVMKSPVLTIGPEATLEEAFNFLLEKGIRHLPVVEEGRLVGIITDRDIRLATSALNPKGPCPGCTPVREVMTRGVVTADPLDPVEEAARVMRERKIGCLPVLEEGLLLGIVTGIDLLDALLKLTGVTEPSGRLEVRLPDRPGELARLTGFLAGRGVNIHSLLSYPEGEEAVRAVVRVNTLETHPLAEALRREGEGFEVLWPPRKPW, from the coding sequence ATGCTGGTCAAGGACGTGATGAAGAGCCCGGTCCTCACCATCGGGCCGGAGGCCACCCTCGAGGAAGCCTTCAACTTCCTCCTGGAGAAGGGGATCCGCCATCTGCCGGTGGTGGAGGAGGGGAGACTCGTGGGGATCATCACCGACCGGGACATCCGGCTGGCCACGAGCGCCCTTAACCCCAAGGGGCCCTGCCCGGGCTGCACCCCGGTGCGGGAGGTGATGACCCGGGGGGTGGTGACCGCCGACCCCCTGGACCCGGTGGAGGAGGCGGCCCGGGTGATGCGGGAGCGCAAGATCGGGTGCCTGCCCGTCTTGGAGGAGGGGCTTCTTTTGGGGATCGTCACCGGGATTGACCTCCTGGACGCCCTCCTCAAGCTCACCGGGGTCACCGAGCCCTCGGGCCGCCTCGAGGTGCGCCTGCCCGACCGCCCCGGGGAGCTCGCCCGGCTCACCGGGTTTTTGGCGGGGCGGGGGGTGAACATCCACTCCCTCCTCTCCTACCCCGAAGGGGAGGAGGCCGTGCGGGCGGTGGTGCGGGTGAACACCCTGGAAACCCACCCCCTGGCCGAGGCCCTACGGCGGGAAGGGGAAGGGTTTGAGGTCCTTTGGCCCCCCAGGAAACCATGGTGA
- the ttuA gene encoding tRNA-5-methyluridine(54) 2-sulfurtransferase: MRCTRCQAQAQVELRGRNLALCKEHYLDWFVTETGRAIKKHRMLEPGERVLVAVSGGKDSLALWDVLSRLGYEAVGVHIHLGIGAYSDRSLEVTRAFAQERGLELLVVDLKEAYGFGVPELAQLSGRVACSACGLSKRYILNQVAVEGGFRAVATGHNLDDEAAVLLGNLLNADPATLVRQGPVLPAKPGLAARVKPFYRFTEREVLSYALLRRIPFLHEECPNAKGAKSLLYKDVLNRLEEAQPGSKLRLLEGFLDKIRPQLKEAEGEALLNECERCGYPTTGAVCSFCRMWDAVYRRAKKRRLLPEEAEFHPKVEVRLG, from the coding sequence ATGAGGTGCACCCGCTGCCAGGCCCAGGCCCAGGTGGAGCTCCGGGGCCGGAACCTGGCCCTGTGCAAGGAGCACTACCTGGACTGGTTCGTGACCGAAACCGGGCGGGCCATCAAAAAACACCGGATGCTGGAGCCCGGGGAGCGGGTTCTGGTGGCGGTCTCCGGTGGGAAGGACTCCTTGGCCCTTTGGGACGTCCTCTCCCGGCTGGGCTATGAGGCGGTGGGGGTGCACATCCATCTGGGGATTGGGGCCTACTCCGACCGCTCCCTTGAGGTCACCCGGGCCTTCGCCCAGGAGCGGGGGCTGGAGCTTCTGGTGGTGGACCTCAAGGAGGCCTACGGCTTCGGGGTGCCGGAGCTCGCCCAGCTTTCCGGCCGGGTGGCCTGCTCCGCCTGCGGGCTTTCCAAGCGGTACATCCTCAACCAGGTGGCGGTGGAGGGGGGGTTCCGGGCGGTGGCCACGGGCCACAACCTGGACGACGAGGCGGCGGTCCTCCTGGGCAACCTCCTTAACGCCGACCCCGCCACCCTCGTCCGCCAGGGGCCGGTCCTCCCCGCCAAGCCCGGCCTCGCCGCCCGGGTCAAGCCCTTTTACCGCTTCACAGAGCGGGAGGTCCTCTCCTATGCCCTCCTCCGCCGCATTCCCTTCCTGCACGAGGAGTGCCCGAACGCCAAGGGGGCGAAGAGCCTCCTGTACAAGGACGTGCTCAACCGCCTCGAGGAGGCCCAGCCCGGGAGCAAGCTCCGGCTCCTCGAGGGCTTCCTGGACAAGATCCGCCCCCAGCTCAAAGAGGCCGAGGGGGAGGCCCTTTTGAACGAGTGCGAGCGGTGCGGCTACCCCACCACGGGGGCGGTGTGCAGCTTCTGCCGCATGTGGGATGCGGTCTACCGCCGGGCCAAGAAGCGGCGCCTCCTTCCGGAGGAGGCCGAGTTCCACCCCAAGGTGGAGGTGCGGCTTGGTTAG
- a CDS encoding ABC transporter substrate-binding protein: MRKTAFWLMAAAGVLGASLAQAQAFVWPQKWTTAKLSEVKRGGTLRGSTISDYRTFNPFLAAESGNIPSVMCGPGGLVRRDPTTGEWIPYMAESWTISPNKLDITFKIRKGLKFSDGRPITADDWVTTWRIHTDKAVGSNSYDSFFIDGKPIVVRKIDDYTLRISYPKTDAEAFAVASYCPWPAHVFGPVYQKEGAEGIKKMWTLSEKPENIVSPGPWVLESYTPGERVVLRRNPNFGEWNKDEAGNPLPYLDRYEIRIVKDTNAQLAAFLAGEIDVYAPSTVDQISQVRQAIQQGRLDATIKVNASPVASSQFIVFNWNKASDPFKQALFRSDKFRKAMSHLINRQAVIDLVYGGLGTPMYTSVYPVLTQWINPKVPKYEYDPKQAAKLLSELGFTRKDREGYLVDSRGRRLEFTLATNAGNAQREQMAKLFVDEAKKVGVKVNFTPIDFNTLVGQLLSSGPDRPFDAILIGLSGGGLDWPFGSNVVPCKGNLHMWNKSGQCLDPRETQLDALYSRGRTELDFKKRQQIGYQMQEIEAQLLPVLYIAGPNYHPAWNNRLGGEHPDAILSSIWGQRELELTFIKK, from the coding sequence ATGAGGAAAACGGCGTTCTGGCTCATGGCGGCGGCGGGGGTGCTGGGGGCTTCCCTGGCCCAGGCCCAGGCCTTCGTCTGGCCCCAGAAGTGGACCACGGCCAAGCTCTCCGAGGTGAAGCGGGGGGGCACGCTTAGGGGGTCCACCATCAGCGATTACCGCACCTTCAACCCCTTCCTGGCGGCGGAGTCGGGCAACATCCCCAGCGTCATGTGCGGCCCCGGCGGCCTGGTCCGCCGCGACCCCACCACGGGGGAGTGGATCCCCTACATGGCCGAGTCGTGGACCATCTCCCCCAACAAGCTGGACATCACCTTCAAGATCCGCAAGGGGCTCAAGTTCTCCGACGGCCGGCCCATCACCGCGGACGACTGGGTGACGACCTGGCGCATCCACACCGACAAGGCGGTGGGCTCCAACAGCTACGACAGCTTCTTCATTGACGGCAAGCCCATCGTGGTGAGGAAGATTGACGATTACACCCTCCGCATCAGCTACCCCAAGACGGACGCGGAGGCCTTTGCGGTGGCGTCCTACTGCCCCTGGCCCGCCCACGTCTTCGGCCCCGTCTACCAGAAGGAGGGGGCAGAGGGCATCAAGAAGATGTGGACCCTTTCGGAGAAGCCGGAAAACATCGTCTCCCCCGGCCCCTGGGTCCTGGAGAGCTACACCCCGGGCGAGCGGGTGGTCCTGAGGCGCAACCCCAACTTCGGCGAGTGGAACAAGGACGAGGCGGGCAACCCCCTGCCCTACCTGGACCGGTACGAGATCCGCATCGTCAAGGACACCAACGCCCAGCTCGCCGCCTTCCTGGCGGGGGAGATTGACGTGTACGCCCCCTCCACCGTGGACCAGATCTCCCAGGTCCGCCAGGCCATCCAGCAGGGCCGGCTGGACGCCACCATCAAGGTCAACGCCTCCCCGGTGGCCAGCAGCCAGTTCATCGTCTTCAACTGGAACAAGGCTTCCGATCCCTTCAAGCAGGCCCTCTTCCGCTCGGACAAGTTCCGCAAGGCGATGAGCCACCTCATCAACCGCCAGGCGGTGATTGACCTGGTCTACGGCGGCCTGGGCACCCCCATGTACACTTCTGTCTACCCCGTGCTCACCCAGTGGATCAACCCCAAGGTGCCCAAGTACGAGTACGACCCCAAGCAGGCGGCCAAGCTTCTCTCCGAGCTGGGCTTCACCAGGAAGGACCGGGAGGGCTACCTGGTGGATTCCAGGGGGCGGCGGCTGGAGTTCACCCTGGCCACCAACGCGGGCAATGCCCAGCGGGAGCAGATGGCCAAGCTCTTCGTGGACGAGGCCAAGAAGGTGGGCGTGAAGGTGAACTTCACCCCCATTGACTTCAACACCCTGGTGGGCCAGCTCCTCTCCTCCGGCCCCGACCGGCCCTTTGACGCCATCCTGATCGGCCTCTCCGGCGGTGGCCTGGACTGGCCCTTCGGCTCCAACGTGGTGCCCTGCAAGGGCAACCTCCACATGTGGAACAAGTCCGGCCAGTGCCTGGACCCCCGGGAGACCCAGCTGGACGCCCTCTACTCCCGGGGCCGGACGGAGCTGGACTTCAAGAAGCGCCAGCAGATCGGCTACCAGATGCAGGAGATTGAGGCCCAGCTCCTCCCCGTCCTCTACATCGCCGGGCCCAACTACCACCCCGCCTGGAACAACCGCCTGGGCGGTGAGCACCCCGACGCCATCCTCTCCAGCATCTGGGGTCAGCGGGAGCTCGAGCTGACCTTCATCAAGAAGTAG
- a CDS encoding DUF1653 domain-containing protein: protein MVRPGLYRHYKGGLYRVLLVARHSETEEEMVVYQALYGEMGYWVRPLGNFLEEVGGVPRFRPLDEELPGG, encoded by the coding sequence TTGGTTAGGCCGGGGCTGTACCGGCACTACAAAGGAGGGCTCTACCGGGTCCTCCTCGTGGCCCGCCACTCGGAGACCGAGGAGGAGATGGTGGTCTACCAGGCCCTTTACGGGGAGATGGGCTACTGGGTCCGCCCCCTGGGGAACTTCCTCGAGGAGGTGGGGGGCGTGCCCCGCTTCCGGCCTCTTGACGAAGAGCTTCCAGGCGGCTAA
- a CDS encoding ABC transporter ATP-binding protein, whose product MNGKPLLEVQGLKKHFPIRGGVLSRVVASVKAVDGVSFQIPKGEVLGLVGESGSGKTTVGRTVLRLIEPTEGRIVFDGEEITHLPKDRLRAFRRRMQIIFQDPFSSLNPRMTVGDIIAEPLVIHNLAKTPQERTERVAELLKLVGLSPDHMRRYPHEFSGGQRQRIGIARALAVAPDFIVADEPVSALDVSIQAQVVNLLQDLKDELGLTLLFIAHDLAVVEYISDRVAVMYLGRIMELAPSRELYRNPKHPYTEALLSAVPIPDPTVKRERIVLQGDIPSPINPPSGCVFRTRCRYALPECAQVVPELKEVSPGHYKACIRDDIL is encoded by the coding sequence GTGAACGGCAAGCCCCTCTTGGAGGTCCAGGGCCTGAAGAAGCACTTTCCCATCCGGGGCGGGGTGCTTTCCCGGGTGGTGGCGAGCGTTAAGGCGGTGGACGGGGTGTCCTTCCAGATCCCCAAGGGGGAGGTTTTGGGGCTGGTGGGGGAGTCGGGGAGCGGGAAGACCACGGTGGGGCGGACCGTCCTGCGGCTGATCGAGCCCACGGAGGGGCGGATCGTGTTTGACGGGGAGGAGATCACCCACCTGCCCAAGGACCGGCTCCGCGCCTTTAGGCGGCGGATGCAGATCATCTTCCAGGACCCCTTCAGCTCGCTGAACCCCCGGATGACGGTGGGGGACATCATCGCCGAGCCCTTGGTGATCCATAACCTGGCGAAGACGCCCCAGGAGCGGACCGAGCGGGTGGCGGAGCTTTTGAAGCTGGTGGGGCTCTCCCCGGACCACATGCGCCGCTACCCCCACGAGTTCTCCGGGGGGCAGCGGCAGCGGATCGGCATCGCCCGCGCGCTGGCGGTGGCGCCGGACTTCATCGTGGCGGACGAGCCGGTCTCGGCCCTGGACGTGTCCATCCAGGCCCAGGTGGTGAACCTCCTTCAGGACCTGAAGGACGAGCTGGGGCTGACCCTTCTCTTTATCGCGCACGACCTGGCGGTGGTGGAGTACATCTCGGACCGGGTGGCGGTGATGTACCTGGGGAGGATCATGGAGCTGGCCCCTTCCCGGGAGCTTTACCGGAACCCCAAGCACCCCTACACCGAGGCCCTGCTTTCGGCGGTGCCCATTCCCGACCCCACGGTGAAGCGGGAGCGGATCGTGCTCCAGGGGGACATCCCTTCGCCCATCAACCCGCCTTCCGGGTGCGTCTTCCGGACCCGGTGCCGCTACGCCCTGCCCGAGTGCGCCCAGGTGGTGCCGGAGCTCAAGGAGGTCTCTCCCGGGCACTACAAGGCCTGCATAAGGGACGATATTCTTTGA
- the ttuB gene encoding sulfur carrier protein TtuB: MRVVLRMPERRELELKGGRPLRAVLEEIGVNPEGVVVVRGEELLTLDAWVEEEDTLEVLSAISGGA; the protein is encoded by the coding sequence GTGAGGGTGGTCTTGCGGATGCCGGAGCGGCGCGAGCTGGAGCTGAAGGGGGGGCGGCCCCTGCGGGCCGTCCTGGAGGAGATCGGCGTGAACCCGGAAGGGGTGGTGGTGGTCCGGGGCGAGGAGCTCCTCACCCTGGACGCCTGGGTGGAGGAGGAGGACACGCTGGAGGTCCTCTCCGCCATCTCGGGGGGCGCATGA
- a CDS encoding ABC transporter ATP-binding protein, translated as MDEKRLLEVRDLKVHFFTDDGVVKAVDGVSFHIDKGETLAVVGESGSGKSVTSLAIMRLIPTPPGRIVGGEILFRGKDGQVKDLARLSEAEMRRIRGNDIAMIFQEPMTSLNPVYTVGDQIAEAIMLHQGKTRKEALELAAEMLDLVGIPEPRKRLSNYPHQMSGGMRQRVMIAMALSCNPSLLIADEPTTALDVTIQAQILELMKKLQEEIGMSILFITHNLGVVAEMADRVVVMYAGRAVEEADVVPIFKDPLHPYTVGLLNSVPRLDLAAEHQQRLEAIPGNVPNPLYLPPGCAFHPRCKHFVAGVCDGEVPPLEETGDGRRVRCVRWKEIREVAR; from the coding sequence ATGGACGAGAAGCGCCTACTGGAAGTGAGGGACCTGAAGGTCCACTTCTTCACCGACGACGGGGTGGTGAAGGCGGTGGACGGGGTTTCCTTCCACATAGATAAGGGGGAGACCCTGGCGGTGGTGGGGGAGTCGGGGAGTGGGAAGAGCGTGACCTCCCTGGCGATCATGCGGCTGATTCCCACGCCTCCGGGCCGGATTGTGGGTGGGGAGATCCTGTTTCGCGGCAAAGACGGGCAGGTGAAGGACCTGGCCCGGCTTTCCGAGGCGGAGATGCGCAGGATCCGGGGCAACGACATTGCGATGATCTTCCAGGAGCCGATGACCTCCCTGAACCCGGTGTACACGGTGGGGGACCAGATCGCCGAGGCGATCATGCTCCACCAGGGGAAGACGCGGAAGGAGGCGTTGGAGCTGGCCGCCGAGATGCTGGACCTGGTGGGGATTCCCGAGCCCCGGAAGCGGCTTTCCAACTATCCGCACCAGATGTCCGGGGGTATGCGGCAGCGGGTGATGATCGCCATGGCGCTGTCCTGCAACCCCTCCTTGCTGATTGCGGACGAGCCCACCACGGCCCTGGACGTGACCATCCAGGCGCAGATCCTGGAGCTGATGAAGAAGCTTCAGGAGGAGATCGGGATGAGCATTCTCTTCATCACCCACAACCTGGGGGTGGTGGCGGAGATGGCGGACCGGGTGGTGGTGATGTACGCGGGCCGGGCGGTGGAGGAGGCGGACGTGGTGCCCATTTTCAAGGACCCTCTTCACCCCTACACGGTGGGGCTTCTCAACTCCGTGCCCCGGCTGGACCTGGCGGCGGAGCACCAGCAGCGGCTGGAGGCCATACCTGGGAACGTGCCGAACCCCTTGTACCTGCCGCCGGGGTGCGCCTTCCACCCGCGGTGCAAGCACTTCGTGGCGGGGGTTTGCGACGGCGAGGTGCCGCCTTTGGAGGAGACGGGGGACGGTAGGCGGGTGCGGTGCGTGCGCTGGAAGGAGATACGGGAGGTGGCCCGGTGA
- a CDS encoding ABC transporter permease: MESKLESRTALVLRQFRKHRLAVWGMRILVVLYTLSAFAGFFSPYDPGYYETYPPKNNHPPTPIHFVDPETGRLSRPFVYATKRELDPVTFQPRYVEDPSQGKFYLRFFVRTPEQPYTLFRVFKSDLRLVGVDPPARLFLFGTDNFGRDLFSRVLYGGQVSLTIGILSALVSFVLGLVLGGIAGYFSGRPFPLSFPPATWRGRRLLYGPLLSLAWLLLALGIGFLAYEYVRVSPGFGLADVLIGLVGAVGVYFALRAAFFRQVQLDPDDLIMRLVEVIAAIPSLFLLISLRAVFPQNIDPLLTFYLVVGLLGFIGWGGLARVVRGIVLSVREMDYVQAARALGASDLRIIFRHVLPATSSYVIVSLSLTIPGFILGESGLSFLGLGVTEPYTSWGLLLQAAQQGGFASFTDRPWVLVPGFFIFLAVLSWNFMGDGLRDALDPRRRQ, encoded by the coding sequence GTGGAGAGCAAGCTGGAAAGCCGCACCGCCTTGGTCCTGAGGCAGTTCCGCAAGCACCGCCTGGCGGTCTGGGGGATGCGCATCCTGGTCGTCCTGTACACCCTGAGCGCCTTCGCCGGGTTCTTCAGCCCCTACGACCCCGGCTACTACGAGACTTACCCCCCCAAGAACAACCACCCCCCAACCCCAATTCACTTTGTGGACCCCGAGACGGGCCGCCTCTCCCGTCCCTTTGTCTACGCCACCAAGCGGGAGCTGGACCCCGTGACCTTCCAGCCCCGGTACGTGGAGGACCCCTCCCAGGGCAAGTTCTACCTTCGCTTCTTCGTCCGCACCCCCGAGCAGCCCTACACCCTCTTCCGGGTCTTCAAGTCCGACCTCCGCCTTGTGGGGGTGGACCCCCCGGCCCGGCTCTTCCTCTTCGGGACCGACAACTTCGGCCGCGACCTCTTCAGCCGGGTCCTGTACGGGGGCCAGGTCTCCTTGACCATCGGCATCCTTTCCGCCTTGGTCTCCTTCGTCCTGGGCCTCGTCCTGGGGGGGATCGCCGGGTACTTCTCCGGGCGGCCCTTCCCCCTCTCCTTCCCCCCCGCCACCTGGAGGGGTAGGCGGCTTCTTTATGGACCCCTCCTCAGCCTGGCCTGGCTTCTTCTGGCCCTTGGGATAGGGTTTTTGGCCTACGAGTACGTCCGGGTCTCCCCAGGATTCGGCCTGGCGGACGTCCTCATCGGCCTGGTGGGGGCGGTGGGGGTGTACTTCGCCCTGCGGGCCGCCTTCTTCCGCCAGGTCCAGCTGGACCCCGACGACCTGATCATGCGCCTGGTGGAGGTCATCGCCGCCATCCCCTCCCTCTTCCTCCTCATCTCCTTGCGGGCGGTCTTCCCCCAGAACATTGACCCCCTCTTGACCTTCTACCTGGTGGTGGGGCTTCTGGGCTTCATCGGCTGGGGGGGGCTGGCCCGGGTGGTGCGGGGGATCGTCCTCTCCGTGCGGGAGATGGACTACGTGCAGGCGGCCCGGGCCCTGGGGGCCTCGGATCTTCGCATCATCTTCCGGCATGTTCTGCCGGCCACCTCGAGCTACGTCATCGTCAGCCTCTCCCTCACCATCCCCGGGTTCATCCTGGGCGAGTCCGGCCTCTCCTTTTTGGGCCTGGGGGTGACGGAACCCTACACCAGCTGGGGCCTCCTCCTCCAGGCCGCCCAGCAGGGCGGGTTCGCCTCCTTCACCGACCGGCCCTGGGTGCTGGTGCCCGGGTTTTTCATCTTCCTGGCCGTCCTCTCCTGGAACTTTATGGGGGACGGCCTGCGGGACGCCCTGGACCCCCGCAGGAGGCAGTAG
- a CDS encoding FAD-binding oxidoreductase — MEALVRLLGERKVLLGRAAREAYRYDAILFGHPPLAVVLPESTEDVVRLVRFAREAGIPLVPRGAGSGLSGGAVPLEGAIVVAFTRMTRLELDPKTRTAWAEAGVVTARITEAARPFGLFYPPDPASFRTSTLGGNLAENAGGPLCFKYGVTGDYVLALEFVDAEGEVHLLDRRAYDLAGLLIGSEGTLGLVTRARLRLLPLPKESQSLLAAFSEVEALARAVSEAVARGAVPARMEFMDEACARAVEDYLGLGLPKTPLLLLETDGEGAKEELELVASVLEAHGARLKRARDEKEAEALWRARRAVSPALGRIRPKRVNEDIAVPRSRLPQVVGEIRALGEAFGLPLVQFGHIGDGNLHPNILYDPARESEEKVWELAHAIARVALRHGGVLSGEHGIGLMKRAFMEEAVDPGTLEAFRKAKKALDPLGLLNPGKVLP; from the coding sequence ATGGAGGCCCTGGTTCGCCTTCTGGGGGAGAGGAAGGTCCTCCTGGGCCGGGCCGCCCGGGAGGCCTACCGCTACGACGCCATCCTCTTCGGGCATCCGCCCTTGGCCGTGGTCCTGCCCGAGTCCACCGAGGACGTGGTCCGCCTGGTCCGCTTCGCCCGGGAGGCCGGAATCCCCCTGGTCCCCCGGGGGGCGGGGAGCGGCCTCTCCGGGGGGGCGGTTCCTTTGGAGGGGGCGATCGTGGTGGCCTTTACCCGGATGACCCGGCTGGAGCTGGACCCCAAGACCCGCACCGCCTGGGCCGAGGCGGGGGTGGTGACGGCCCGGATCACGGAGGCGGCGAGGCCCTTCGGCCTCTTCTACCCCCCGGACCCCGCCTCCTTCCGCACCAGCACCTTAGGGGGGAACCTGGCCGAGAACGCCGGGGGGCCGCTCTGCTTCAAGTACGGGGTGACGGGGGACTACGTCCTGGCCCTCGAGTTCGTGGACGCGGAGGGGGAGGTCCACCTCCTGGACCGGAGGGCGTATGACCTCGCCGGCCTCCTCATCGGCTCCGAGGGCACCCTGGGCCTGGTGACCCGGGCCCGGCTCCGCCTCCTCCCCCTTCCCAAGGAGAGCCAGAGCCTCCTGGCGGCCTTTTCCGAGGTGGAGGCCCTGGCCCGCGCCGTCTCCGAGGCCGTGGCCCGGGGGGCGGTCCCGGCCCGGATGGAGTTCATGGACGAGGCCTGCGCCCGGGCGGTGGAGGACTACCTGGGCCTGGGCCTTCCCAAAACCCCCCTCCTCCTCCTGGAGACGGACGGGGAAGGGGCGAAGGAGGAGCTGGAGCTGGTGGCCTCCGTCCTGGAGGCCCACGGGGCGCGCCTGAAGCGGGCCCGGGACGAGAAGGAGGCCGAGGCCCTTTGGCGGGCCCGGCGGGCGGTGAGCCCGGCTTTGGGCCGGATCCGGCCCAAGCGGGTGAACGAGGACATCGCGGTGCCCCGCTCCCGCCTCCCCCAGGTGGTGGGGGAGATCCGGGCCCTAGGGGAGGCCTTCGGCCTGCCCTTGGTCCAGTTCGGCCACATCGGGGACGGGAACCTCCACCCCAACATCCTTTACGACCCGGCCCGGGAAAGCGAGGAGAAGGTCTGGGAGCTGGCCCACGCCATCGCCCGGGTGGCCCTGCGGCACGGGGGGGTGCTCTCCGGGGAGCACGGGATCGGGCTTATGAAGCGCGCCTTCATGGAGGAGGCGGTGGACCCGGGCACCCTCGAGGCCTTCCGCAAGGCAAAGAAAGCCCTGGACCCCCTGGGCCTCCTCAACCCGGGCAAGGTCCTGCCTTGA
- a CDS encoding ABC transporter permease, translated as MTQYILRRVLYLIPTFFGATFLAFLIIQLAPGDYLTQMELDPKVTPETIARLRSQFGLDQPIYVQYLLWMNNLFHLNLGYSFSYQAPVLEVIWPRVVNSMWIVIPSTLLLYLVAIPIGVYGAVRPYSFGDKLFSFLAYVGLSVPSFFLALIAIYVLLQIKFKTGVLLFPVGGMTSSGFEQMGRLEQIKDILWHLVVPVLLATANDIAGLSRLMRGQMMEVLGQDYIRTARAKGLSERVVIYKHAFRNAVIPFVATLGGLLPSLISGAGFIEVVMAWPGITPFFLDAIANQDLYVIAGFLTVGLVLLLLGNLLSDLLLAWVDPRIRYF; from the coding sequence ATGACCCAGTACATCCTGCGCCGAGTCCTCTACCTGATCCCCACCTTTTTCGGGGCCACCTTTTTGGCCTTCCTGATCATCCAGCTCGCCCCGGGGGACTACCTGACCCAGATGGAGCTGGACCCCAAGGTGACCCCCGAGACCATCGCCCGCCTCCGGAGCCAGTTCGGCCTGGACCAGCCCATCTACGTCCAGTACCTCCTTTGGATGAACAACCTCTTCCACCTCAACCTGGGCTACTCCTTCAGCTACCAGGCCCCGGTCCTGGAGGTCATCTGGCCCCGGGTGGTGAACTCCATGTGGATCGTCATCCCCTCCACCCTTCTCCTATACCTGGTGGCCATCCCCATCGGGGTCTACGGGGCGGTCCGGCCCTACTCCTTCGGGGACAAGCTCTTTTCCTTTTTGGCCTACGTGGGCCTTTCCGTGCCCAGCTTTTTCCTCGCCCTCATCGCCATCTACGTGCTTTTGCAGATCAAGTTTAAGACCGGGGTCCTCCTCTTCCCCGTGGGGGGGATGACCAGCTCGGGGTTTGAGCAGATGGGCCGCCTCGAGCAGATCAAGGACATCCTCTGGCACCTGGTCGTCCCCGTCCTTCTGGCCACCGCCAACGACATCGCCGGGCTTTCCCGGCTCATGCGGGGCCAGATGATGGAGGTCCTGGGCCAGGACTACATCCGCACCGCCCGGGCCAAGGGGCTCTCTGAGCGCGTGGTCATCTACAAGCACGCCTTCCGCAACGCCGTCATCCCCTTCGTGGCCACCCTCGGCGGCCTTCTGCCCTCCTTGATCTCGGGGGCGGGCTTCATAGAGGTGGTCATGGCCTGGCCGGGCATCACCCCCTTCTTCCTGGACGCCATCGCCAACCAGGACCTTTACGTCATCGCCGGCTTCCTGACCGTGGGCCTGGTCCTGCTCCTCCTGGGCAACCTCCTCTCCGACCTCCTCCTCGCCTGGGTGGACCCCCGCATCCGCTACTTTTAG